The Vicia villosa cultivar HV-30 ecotype Madison, WI unplaced genomic scaffold, Vvil1.0 ctg.003808F_1_1, whole genome shotgun sequence genome contains a region encoding:
- the LOC131641532 gene encoding uncharacterized protein LOC131641532, with translation MRRIGEVAYQLVLPPSLSGLHDVFHVSQLRKFVPDSFHPILPYTIEVEPDLSFQLQPCRILEYASKSLRSKEIPLVKVLWEESRPDEATWELESEMRRLYPHLYW, from the coding sequence ATGAGACGGATAGGTGAAGTCGCATACCAGTTAGTGTTGCCTCCTTCACTATCAGGACTGCATGACGTATTCCACGTATCTCAGCTACGGAAGTTTGTGCCGGACTCGTTTCATCCTATTCTACCATATACGATTGAAGTGGAACCAGATCTTTCTTTCCAACTGCAACCGTGTCGTATTCTGGAGTATGCTAGTAAGTCTTTGAGAAGCAAGGAGATACCTCTTGTCAAGGTGTTGTGGGAAGAGTCGCGTCCTGACGAAGCAACTTGGGAGCTCGAATCAGAGATGCGGAGGTTGTATCCTCACTTATActggtaa
- the LOC131641531 gene encoding uncharacterized protein LOC131641531, producing the protein MKKQVFGDRSTQPPRCGRCKANHFGNCKPDSGRCYRCDQPGHYARECTAPNALEKTRGRVYTLDARNAQGNTNLVAGTCYVNDQPLFVLVDCGATHSFISYPYVRRLGFETSLLPNPMIISSATDDVVEAREICRECSITFNGRRFLIDLICLPLKKIDVVLGTDWLSANSVYIGCKEKAIFIPAEETTSTDAIEHLLEGTINTINYLFTQEKSFLLVLTSDSKDKNSVLEIPVVCEFSDVFPKDVTSLPPEREVELSIDLVPGTAPVSIAPYRMSPAELRDLKSQTRYGHYEFLVMPFGVTNAPSVFMDYMNRVFQPYLDQFVVIFIDDILIYSRTIEEHMEHLRIVLSVLREKQLFAKFSNCEFWMSEVKFLGHVISGGGAAVDPSKVEAVINWERPKNATEVRSFLGLAGYYRRFIMGFSKLALPLTRLTRKEVSFEWNSECEKSFQ; encoded by the exons ATGAAGAAACAGGTTTTTGGAGATCGCTCTACTCAGCCTCCCCGATGTGGTAGATGCAAGGCGAACCACTTTGGGAATTGCAAGCCAGACTCTGGGAGATGTTACCGTTGTGACCAGCCAGGGCATTACGCGAGGGAATGTACTGCCCCGAATGCTCTCGAGAAGACTAGAGGTCGTGTTTACACCTTGGACGCTAGGAATGCCCAAGGAAACACTAACCTTGTTGCTGGTACGTGTTATGTTAATGATCAGCCCTTGTTTGTGCTAGtcgattgtggagcaacacattcttttatttcttatccTTATGTGCGGAGGCTTGGTTTTGAGACGAGTCTTCTTCCTAATCCTATGATTATCTCGTCGGCTACGGACGATGTAGTAGAAGCTCGGGAAATTTGTAGGGAGTGTTCTATTACCTTCAATGGTCGTAGATTCCTGATTGACCTTATTTGTCTACCGCTTAAGAAGATCGATGTAGTGCTGGGAACGGACTGGTTGTCAGCTAACTCGGTGTACATCGGTTGTAAAGAGAAGGCTATCTTCATTCCTGCTGAGGAGACTACATCAACCGATGCCATTGAACATCTTCTTGAAGGTACGATTAACACGATCAATTACCTTTTTACTCAAGAGAAGTCTTTCCTTTTGGTTCTTACGTCGGACTCCAAGGACAAGAACAGTGTATTGGAGATTCCGGTTGTGTGTGAATTTTCCGATGTATTTCCTAAGGATGTTACTTCTCTTCCGCCAGAAAGGGAAGTTGAATTATCTATTGATCTTGTTCCGGGTACTGCTCCAGTTTCGATTGCCCCTTATCGAATGTCTCCTGCAGAGCTAAGAGATTtaaagagtca GACGAGATACGGTCATTATGAGTTCTTGGTTATGCCATTCGGGGTAACCAATGCTCCTTCTGTCTTTATGGATTACATGAACCGAGTGTTCCAACCATATTTGGACCAGTTTGTGGtaatcttcatagatgacatcttgatctaCTCTCGGACTATTGAAGAACACATggagcatttgaggattgtgttgtCGGTTCTTAGAGAAAAGCAGTTGTTTGCGAAGTTTAGTAATTGTGAGTTCTGGATGTCCGAAGTCAAGTTTCTTGGACATGTCATATCTGGCGGCGGCGCAGCTGTAGACCCTTCAAAGGTAGAAGCAGTGATAAATTGGGAACGACCCAAGAATGCAACTGAGGTCCGTAGTTTCCTAGGCTTGGCAGGTTACTATCGGAGGTTTATCATGGGCTTTTCCAAGTTGGCGTTACCTTTGACCAGACTTACAAGGAAGGAAGTTTCCTTCGAATGGAATTCAGAATGTGAGAAGAGTTTTCAGTAG